Below is a window of Coregonus clupeaformis isolate EN_2021a unplaced genomic scaffold, ASM2061545v1 scaf0777, whole genome shotgun sequence DNA.
tcttcctaaaactcactagcttctagaactcttgtcttcctaaaactcactagcttctagaactctcgtcCCCTTGGAACGAGCCCAAACAAAACTCATCTCCAATACAGAAAAACGTGCAGTCAAAATAAATTGTGATCCATGACAACGCACTGGCTAAATGCAAAACACAAATCCTTTTGACTGCCCACCCTTGAGacaatcagcaaccaagttgtccttACCACGGACATGTCTGATTTCAAGAGGAAACTCCTGCAATATCCGTAGTAACTTTCCACCTCACTGCggagcttctctctcttttcagggTTCACTCGATAGGCATGGTGTTGGATCGGAGCCGAGTCCCCAATGTCATACTCTAGTACATTTGGGTTGGCACATCTGAGAATGAACCCTGATATTCTACAAGCAGTGCAACAATGTCAATATAATTGTACCCCAAAATGGTCAGTTCGTTGCATAAATTATGATTACTAAATGTTGCATGAATTGTAAATATGAAATATCAAAACCAAATGATCACCcctttgttaatatgtattggcaataattcacttaatggtgaggcattgaataataaaacatatatattttgtcaggctggatgtttgaaatatgagtaggttatttgagtcatgcttcttcagtagtggaataaagacaagtagcacttgaatgttgtaaagaaatactggagtgatgtaagattgttaataaaacTGATTATAGACCAATTTATTATACTGCgtccatgtttataggctgcaagtacgttgaaaTTAAGTTGTTGTCAAGTCGTTGAAAAAAACGacctgaaaatacatattttcaactaaaaccgaatgtaaactcagcaacaaaaaaaagtcctctcactgtcaactgcgtttattttcagcaaacttaacatgtgtaaatatttgtatgaacataacaagattcaacaactgagacataaactgaacaagttccacacacAAATAATGTGTCCCTGGGGGGACACAttatcaaaatcaaaagtaacagtcagtatctggtgtggccaccagctgcattaagtactgcagtgcatctcctcctcatggactgcaccagatttgccagttcttgctgtgagatgttaccccactcttccaccaaggcacatacaagttcccggacatttctggggggaattgccctagccctccgatccaacaggtcccagacgtgctcaatgggattgagatccgggttcttcactggccatgacagaacactgacattcctgtcttgcaggaaatcacgcacagaatgagcagtatggctggtggcattgtcatgtcaggatgagcctgcaggaagggtaccacatgagggaggatgcctccttgcagcatgcataaggcacgttcacgcagatgagcagggaccctgggcatatttcttttggtgttttccagagtcaatagaaaggcctcttttgtgtcctaagttttcataactgtgaccttaattgcctaccatctgtaagtcttaacgaccgttccacaggtgcatgttcattaattatttatggttcattgaacaagcatgggaaacagtgtttaaaccctttacaatgaagatctgtgaagttattttggatttctacaaattatctttgaaagacagggtcctgaaaaagggacgtttctttttttgctgagtttatattggacatcaggcatagtcttcttttcaatgtcttttcaatgacattttgCTACGTGGGAAACctcaatgtcaaaacacagttttaacatgtccaaatcaataaccaatatgcaaaaacagtttgtgatatattgaaaaccGAAACCTAAACTGTACTATCTACACAAATGTGCCACAATAATCATATTAAAACAAGCACCTTATAAACTGCACAAGCACCAACAATAAGTCACTGATATCGATTATGGGGGAGATCAGGTTGTAcctgctgttgaaactaacacaactaaaaaaacacatggaaatgggagataacttttacctcactggttagaggacaacctgcagaagacagtcagctacattttggagggATGCATTTACATTTATGGGTCGCTAAACAAAGGAACGCAACACTTATTTCATCgatatcatgttgaaatcaattgcgcaagagtgggggagatgaggttgcacgtcctgttaaaacGAATAGCTCAAACACCAcatggaatctgggaataatgtgtacatcactggttgaaggacaatttgtagaaaacagctagctacattttgaagtgttgcattttgattcaagtgggttGCCAACAAGGTAAGTGTAACacaactttttttttctttcactttTTGTTAAATCACATGTATACTCTTTCAATTCAGAGCCTGGATTTTTCCCagaggctaatatccatatcatGCTGAAATAAATTGAACAGGGGGAAACGTTTAGGGTTCTACATTGTGATATTAATTAAAATACGCCCTCTACAATGTTTAAATATTCTACACTGTGACATTATTTCAgtgatatcatgaaacaactccttcatgtatgtattttctgatgtttgatcagagatattttatcagagtatctcttgtcacatgatcacagctatatgtcttctctcctgtgtgagttctCAGATGTACTATAAGGCCACTTGACTgcataaaactcttcccacattgagtacagctatatcATTTATCTCCTGCTATAAAGTTTATctcctgtgttgtgtgtgttctctggtgtgattttaaatctcttaacctaacaaaagtctttccacagtcagagcagtcgtaaggtttctctcctgtgtgtgttctcagatgtactatcagcgcgcttgactgagtaaaactcttcccacattgagtacagctataagatttctctcctgtgtgtgttctctggtgtttcGTCAGATCGCAAGATgcaacaaaactcttcccacattgagtacagctataaggtttctctcctgtgtgtgttctctggtgcactatcagggagcttgaccgagtaaaactcttcccacattgagtacaactatatggtgatttctctcctgtgtgtgttctctggtgtgattttaaatttCTTAACCTAACAAaagtctttccacagtcagagcagtcgtaaggtttcactcctgtgtgtgttctcagatgtactatcagcgcttgactgagtaaaactcttcccacattgagtacagctataaggtttctctcctgtgtgtgttctctggtgcactatcagggaggttgaccgagtaaaactcttcccacattgagtacaactatatggtgatttctctcctgtgtgtgttctctggtgtgattttaaatctcttaaactaacaaaagtctttccgcagtcagagcagtcgtaaggtttctctcctgtgtgtcttcTCAGATGTACTATAAGGTAGCTTGACCGAGTacagctataagatttctctcctgtgtgtgttctctggtgcactatcagggcgcttgaccgagtaaaactcttcccacattgagtacaactatatggtgatttctctcctgtgtgtgttctctggtgtgattttaaatctaTTAAATTAACAAAAGTCTTTACGCAGTCAGAGCAgtcgtaaggtttctctcctgtgtgtgttctctggtgcactatcagggagcttgaccgagtaaaactcttcccacattgatcacagctataaggtttctctcctgtgtgtactcgcTGGTGTATTTTAAGTTCTGATGTAGACCTGCAacgtttcccacagtcagagcagcagggAGATTTCTTCCCAGTGGGTCTCAGGTGGTTTTTCttaaggtgttctgatctggagagagacCTTTCTGCCTCGTCAGTatcatgttgttgaggctccccagaggatccacgatagccacgtctgtctcctgtgtgaacgacaaagtcagacagatggttaaagaaccacaacagcagaaatacacTGTTTATTTTAGGTAAAAGGTGATACCCAGAGCATACCCATGAAATTGTACAATAACTGACATCTTtaattatttgacaattgtcttaagacagtcaagtgagcaacaatagtcatattttgtcttgttttcagattagtagtaacatcgatgattCTAGGCTCGAAATAAATTATTAAAGTTGTTGAAATCCTAAGCAGAGTGCCAGACGACTTTTACTCTCCAATATAggaccctttctgtgtttgctgtttgttgctatgcaacacaatttggctgcagaaactcctccatgctaataacctctagttatggatgtagtatatgagaactcctccatgctaataacctctagttatggatgtagtatatctgaactcctccatgctaataacctctagttatggatgtagtatgtctgaactcctccatgctaataacctctagttatggatgtagtatatctgaactcctccatgctaataacctctagttatggatgtagtatatctgaactcctccatgctaataacctctagttatggatgtagtatatctgaactcctccatgctaataacctctagttatggatgtagtatatctgaactcctccatgctaataacctctagttatggatgtagtatatctgaactcctccatgctaataacctctagttatggatgtagtatatctgaactcctccatgctaataacctctagttatggatgtagtatatctgaactcctccatgttAATAACTtat
It encodes the following:
- the LOC123485641 gene encoding zinc finger protein 180-like, whose product is MDLMLSNTASGLVEDIKATLHMRNRALINTRDRRGYRGSSGEPQQHDTDEAERSLSRSEHLKKNHLRPTGKKSPCCSDCGKRCRSTSELKIHQRVHTGEKPYSCDQCGKSFTRSSSLIVHQRTHTGEKPYDCSDCVKTFVNLIDLKSHQRTHTGEKSPYSCTQCGKSFTRSSALIVHQRTHTGEKSYSCTRSSYLIVHLRRHTGEKPYDCSDCGKTFVSLRDLKSHQRTHTGEKSPYSCTQCGKSFTRSTSLIVHQRTHTGEKPYSCTQCGKSFTQLRNLKSHQRTHTGEKSPYSCTQCGKSFTRSSSLIVHQRTHTGEKPYSCTQCGKSFVASCDLTKHQRTHTGEKSYSCTQCGKSFTQSSALIVHLRTHTGEKPYDCSDCGKTFVRLRDLKSHQRTHTTQEINFIAGDK